From the genome of Haloterrigena sp. KLK7, one region includes:
- a CDS encoding preprotein translocase subunit SecD, with protein MTGPVAFVKAHWRLLLLAVFITGAMVSLFVPGGVMGDNSYVETQDSGATNLEYGLDLEGGTRISAPVTGMTAENIDAGAVRENGSVDRERLTEIERTLYDETGLETGNVRVSVDDDGNAHAELFTENVSEAEFAAALAEAGVEVDPDEDIRDGVTAETRQQMVDTIQSRINAAGLSGGNVYESARLGGGYYIVTEAPDMGAEELRNLLAERGIVEVRAYYPTDDGNHTNETVLTGNDIANVDPPEIDQRTGSSVVPVQVDSNAAPEFQSRLNELGFTDEGIGQCDLRGNGETISFQEEYNRDQYCLVTVIDGEPVDAHSMGPDLASSMSAGSWENNPTFQMGAQNTEQAQSLSVNLQSGSLPAPLDFSEDQTYSLSPALADQFKLYSLVIGALAVITVSGVVFLRYRNPRVAAPMIVTAMSEVIILLGFAALIRMPLDLSHVAGFIAVVGTGVDDLVIIADEVMDQGDVSSRRVFESRFRKAFWVIGAAAATTVIAMSPLAVLSLGDLRGFAIITILGVLVGVLITRPAYGDILQRLLTDR; from the coding sequence ATGACTGGGCCGGTCGCGTTCGTCAAAGCCCACTGGCGGCTGCTGCTGCTTGCCGTCTTCATCACCGGCGCGATGGTCTCCCTGTTCGTCCCCGGCGGCGTCATGGGGGACAACAGCTACGTCGAGACCCAGGACAGCGGGGCCACGAACCTCGAGTACGGGCTCGACCTCGAGGGCGGGACGCGAATCAGCGCTCCGGTCACCGGGATGACCGCCGAGAACATCGACGCCGGCGCCGTCAGGGAGAACGGCAGCGTCGATCGGGAGCGACTCACCGAAATCGAGCGGACGCTGTACGACGAAACCGGCCTCGAGACCGGGAACGTCCGCGTCAGCGTCGACGACGACGGGAACGCCCACGCGGAACTGTTCACCGAGAACGTGAGCGAGGCGGAGTTCGCCGCCGCGCTCGCCGAGGCCGGCGTCGAGGTCGATCCCGACGAGGACATCCGCGACGGCGTGACGGCGGAGACCCGCCAGCAGATGGTCGATACGATCCAGTCGCGGATCAACGCGGCCGGGCTCTCCGGCGGCAACGTCTACGAGTCGGCCAGACTCGGCGGCGGCTACTACATCGTCACCGAGGCACCAGACATGGGCGCCGAGGAACTCCGAAACCTGCTCGCCGAGCGAGGGATCGTCGAGGTGCGGGCCTACTACCCGACCGACGACGGTAACCACACCAACGAGACGGTCCTGACCGGAAACGATATCGCGAACGTCGATCCGCCGGAGATCGACCAGAGAACCGGGAGCAGCGTCGTTCCCGTCCAGGTCGACAGCAACGCCGCACCGGAGTTCCAGTCGCGGTTGAACGAGCTCGGCTTCACCGATGAGGGCATCGGCCAGTGTGATCTCCGTGGTAACGGTGAGACCATCTCCTTCCAAGAGGAGTACAATCGAGATCAGTACTGTCTCGTGACCGTCATCGACGGCGAGCCCGTCGACGCCCACTCCATGGGACCTGATCTCGCGAGCTCGATGAGCGCCGGCTCCTGGGAGAACAATCCCACGTTCCAGATGGGCGCACAGAACACCGAGCAGGCCCAGTCGCTCTCGGTGAACCTCCAGTCCGGTTCGTTGCCCGCGCCGCTCGACTTCAGCGAGGACCAGACCTACTCGCTGTCGCCGGCGCTGGCCGATCAGTTCAAACTCTATTCGCTGGTGATCGGCGCACTGGCGGTGATCACCGTCAGCGGCGTGGTCTTCCTGCGATATCGGAACCCACGCGTCGCCGCGCCGATGATCGTCACCGCGATGTCGGAGGTGATCATCCTGCTCGGCTTCGCGGCGCTGATACGCATGCCGCTGGATCTCTCCCACGTCGCCGGGTTCATCGCGGTGGTCGGCACCGGGGTGGACGACCTCGTCATCATCGCCGACGAGGTGATGGACCAGGGCGACGTCAGCTCGAGGCGGGTGTTCGAGTCCCGCTTCCGCAAGGCGTTCTGGGTCATCGGCGCCGCCGCGGCGACGACGGTCATCGCCATGTCGCCGCTGGCCGTCCTGAGCCTCGGCGACCTCCGCGGGTTCGCCATCATCACCATCCTCGGCGTGCTCGTGGGCGTGCTCATCACCCGGCCCGCCTACGGGGACATCCTCCAGCGGCTGCTGACGGACAGGTAA
- a CDS encoding sodium:calcium antiporter, giving the protein MLDVVGLLALATVGTAVVWKGSTWLETSANRLAAGYGVPAVVQGAIIAAAGSSMPELVSVLVSTLLHGEFEIGIGTIVGSAVFNLLAIPAVSVLAADDGGMSTGRDLVYKEALFYMLAVASLLLTFSLAVIYYPAEGAGLQGDVTRPLALFPLVLYGLYVFTQYLDTTEDETTADGDVALGRAWLWFGLGLAVIVVGVEGLVRAAVGLGEAFGTPAFLWGMTVVAAGSSVPDAFVSVAAARSGRSSVSLANVLGSNVFDLLVAVPAGVLVAGTLSITFTHIVPMMGFLILATIVFFTVIRTEMLLSKREARLLLGLYGLFVVWLLLESVGATNVVPT; this is encoded by the coding sequence ATGCTCGACGTGGTCGGACTGCTCGCGCTCGCGACCGTCGGAACGGCCGTCGTCTGGAAGGGAAGCACGTGGCTCGAGACGTCCGCGAACCGTCTCGCGGCGGGCTACGGCGTGCCGGCGGTCGTCCAGGGGGCGATTATCGCCGCCGCGGGCTCGAGCATGCCGGAACTGGTGAGCGTGCTCGTCTCGACGCTGTTACACGGTGAGTTCGAGATCGGTATCGGCACGATCGTCGGCTCGGCCGTGTTCAACCTGCTGGCGATCCCGGCCGTCTCGGTCCTCGCGGCCGACGACGGCGGGATGTCGACGGGTCGGGATCTGGTGTACAAGGAGGCGCTGTTCTACATGCTCGCGGTCGCCTCCCTGCTGTTGACGTTCTCGCTGGCGGTCATCTACTACCCGGCCGAAGGAGCGGGGCTGCAGGGAGACGTCACCCGACCGCTCGCGCTGTTCCCGCTGGTCCTGTACGGGCTCTACGTGTTTACCCAGTATCTGGACACTACCGAGGACGAGACGACGGCCGACGGCGACGTCGCCCTCGGGCGGGCCTGGCTCTGGTTCGGGCTCGGACTGGCGGTGATCGTCGTCGGCGTCGAGGGACTGGTCCGGGCCGCGGTCGGGCTGGGCGAGGCCTTCGGCACCCCCGCGTTCCTCTGGGGGATGACCGTCGTCGCCGCGGGCTCGAGCGTCCCCGACGCCTTCGTCAGCGTCGCCGCCGCCCGGTCGGGCCGTTCGTCGGTCAGTCTCGCGAACGTGCTCGGCAGTAACGTCTTCGACCTGCTCGTCGCGGTGCCGGCCGGCGTGCTGGTCGCCGGGACCCTGTCGATCACCTTCACGCACATCGTTCCGATGATGGGCTTCCTGATCCTCGCGACGATCGTCTTCTTCACCGTCATCCGGACAGAGATGCTGCTCTCCAAGCGCGAGGCGCGGCTGTTGCTCGGGCTCTACGGCCTGTTCGTCGTCTGGCTGCTCCTCGAGAGCGTCGGCGCGACGAACGTCGTCCCGACGTGA
- the rnhB gene encoding ribonuclease HII, which produces MPFGVDEAGKGPALGSMFAAAVYCEDPADLPDGIADSKRLAPERREELAATIRDDERLHVGVAEITPTRIDDPETDMNSLAVAAHAEAIGGALEDLDLESDGAEADALEAHPTDALEATSDRITGLCDACDTDEDRFARRVASACGSRPSLPDPLADALEIEARHGADDESPIVGAASVVAKVERDAHVAAIADEYGPVGSGYPSDPNTREFLASYVDEHGDLPPFARETWSTCEDLLAEAQQTGLEQF; this is translated from the coding sequence ATGCCATTCGGCGTCGACGAAGCCGGGAAGGGACCCGCGCTCGGGTCGATGTTCGCCGCGGCCGTCTACTGCGAGGATCCCGCCGATCTCCCGGACGGAATCGCGGACTCGAAGCGACTCGCGCCCGAGCGCCGCGAGGAACTGGCGGCGACGATCCGCGATGACGAGCGCCTTCACGTCGGCGTCGCCGAGATCACGCCAACGCGGATCGACGATCCGGAGACGGACATGAACTCGCTGGCCGTCGCGGCCCACGCCGAGGCGATCGGCGGCGCGCTCGAGGACCTCGATCTCGAGTCGGACGGAGCCGAAGCCGACGCGCTCGAGGCCCATCCCACTGACGCGCTCGAGGCCACGTCCGACCGAATCACTGGGCTCTGTGACGCCTGCGATACCGACGAGGACCGCTTCGCTCGCCGCGTCGCGTCGGCCTGTGGGTCACGCCCCTCGCTCCCGGACCCGCTGGCGGACGCCCTCGAGATCGAGGCCCGCCACGGCGCTGACGACGAGTCGCCGATCGTCGGCGCGGCCAGCGTCGTTGCGAAGGTCGAACGCGACGCTCACGTCGCCGCCATCGCCGACGAGTACGGCCCCGTCGGCAGCGGCTACCCGAGCGATCCGAACACCCGCGAGTTCCTCGCGTCCTACGTCGACGAGCACGGCGACCTGCCCCCGTTCGCGCGCGAGACGTGGTCGACCTGCGAGGATCTGCTCGCCGAGGCTCAGCAAACGGGCCTCGAGCAGTTCTGA
- a CDS encoding tRNA pseudouridine(54/55) synthase Pus10, protein MITEDARALLETGPVCDSCLGRPFAERSFGLTNAERGRALRTTIAMADDADFEPDEPADCWVCEGYSGAVDAIAETVVDALEDADFATYQVGSRVPPLVEENDRLLREDAGLEPDVGESFKREINREVGRRVGAKTGTDVDFDRPDVLAIVDLEAFDPLEALESGTVTGHAVDVQLNPAFVYGRYRKLERDIPQTEWPCRECGGSGTQLSDDGEEPCDYCGGSGYMYDTSVEQTVRPHVVDAMDGDEGTFHGAGREDVDARMLEEGRPFVLEVKRPKTRDPDAAELEREINDAAEGSVEVEGLRLATYEMVERVKEHDASKRYRADVEFADPVDEADFEAALEELTGTTVQQDTPQRVDHRRADLTRERTVYDIDGELRSPTEAEVRLHGEGGLYVKELISSDDGRTEPSLAGVLETDAEVTALDVTGVEGEDEPFELEEYFLDEPRDDGEAASADA, encoded by the coding sequence ATGATCACGGAAGACGCCCGCGCGCTGCTCGAGACGGGGCCGGTCTGTGACTCCTGTCTCGGTCGCCCCTTCGCCGAGCGGAGCTTCGGACTGACCAACGCCGAGCGCGGCCGGGCGCTGCGGACGACGATCGCGATGGCCGACGACGCCGACTTCGAGCCCGACGAGCCCGCCGACTGCTGGGTCTGCGAGGGGTACTCGGGGGCCGTCGACGCGATCGCCGAGACCGTCGTCGACGCCCTCGAGGACGCCGACTTCGCGACCTATCAGGTCGGGAGCCGCGTCCCGCCGCTGGTCGAGGAGAACGACCGGCTCCTCCGGGAGGACGCCGGCCTCGAGCCCGACGTCGGCGAGTCGTTCAAACGCGAAATCAACCGCGAGGTGGGTCGGCGCGTCGGCGCGAAGACCGGTACCGACGTCGACTTCGATCGCCCCGACGTGCTGGCGATCGTCGATCTGGAGGCGTTCGATCCCCTCGAGGCCCTCGAGTCGGGGACGGTCACGGGCCACGCGGTCGACGTCCAGCTCAACCCCGCCTTCGTCTACGGCCGCTACCGCAAACTCGAGCGGGACATCCCGCAGACCGAGTGGCCCTGCCGGGAGTGTGGCGGCAGCGGAACGCAGTTGAGCGACGACGGCGAGGAACCCTGCGACTACTGTGGCGGCTCGGGCTACATGTACGACACCAGCGTCGAACAGACCGTCCGCCCGCACGTCGTCGACGCAATGGACGGCGACGAGGGCACCTTCCACGGCGCCGGCCGCGAGGACGTCGACGCCCGGATGCTCGAGGAGGGTCGCCCGTTCGTCCTCGAGGTCAAGCGACCCAAGACCCGCGACCCCGACGCCGCGGAACTCGAGCGCGAGATCAACGACGCCGCCGAGGGGAGCGTCGAGGTCGAGGGACTCCGCCTCGCGACCTACGAGATGGTCGAGCGCGTCAAGGAACACGACGCGAGCAAGCGCTACCGCGCTGACGTCGAGTTCGCCGACCCCGTCGACGAGGCCGACTTCGAGGCCGCCCTCGAGGAGCTGACCGGAACCACGGTCCAGCAGGACACGCCCCAGCGCGTCGACCACCGGCGGGCCGATCTCACCCGCGAGCGGACCGTCTACGACATCGACGGCGAGCTCCGGTCGCCGACCGAGGCCGAGGTCCGCCTCCACGGCGAAGGGGGACTGTACGTCAAGGAACTGATCAGCAGCGACGACGGCCGCACGGAGCCGAGTCTGGCGGGCGTCCTCGAGACCGACGCCGAGGTGACCGCGCTGGACGTCACCGGCGTCGAAGGCGAGGACGAGCCGTTCGAACTCGAGGAGTACTTCCTCGACGAGCCGCGGGACGACGGCGAGGCGGCCTCGGCGGACGCCTGA
- a CDS encoding trypsin-like peptidase domain-containing protein, giving the protein MNGFRPDRREFLALAGSGLVGAIAGCAEPRSADSMEGSSSASIERTIDPDDRADGSTFTDVYEGVIDAVAQVRALGSGSPYSSERGGGQGSGFLVDDSHLVTNEHVVADADTVDLQYINGDWSDTEVVGTDFYSDLAVLKVDQVPDEATPLELAAERSVVGQEVLAVGNPYGFRGSMSKGIVSGVNRTLDMQGRAFSFSNAIQTDAAVNPGNSGGPLVDMNGEVVGVITAGGGDNIGFAIPATIASRVVPSLIETGTYDHAYMGITLATVDRYIAEANDLAEATGVIVTGVEPGDPADGVLRPAKPRPRDSIPVGGDVIYAIDGKPIPDRHALSSHLALRTSPGDTIEIECRRYGDETTVSLTVGSRPPAR; this is encoded by the coding sequence ATGAACGGATTTCGACCGGATCGCCGCGAGTTCCTCGCGCTCGCCGGTTCCGGTCTCGTCGGTGCTATCGCCGGCTGTGCCGAGCCCCGCTCGGCCGACTCGATGGAGGGCTCGTCCTCGGCTTCGATCGAGCGGACGATCGACCCGGACGACCGCGCGGACGGCTCGACGTTCACCGACGTCTACGAGGGGGTTATCGACGCAGTCGCACAGGTACGAGCGCTGGGCTCCGGGAGCCCGTACAGCAGCGAACGGGGCGGGGGACAGGGCTCCGGCTTTCTCGTCGACGACTCCCACCTGGTCACGAACGAACACGTCGTCGCCGACGCCGACACCGTCGATCTCCAGTACATCAACGGCGACTGGTCCGACACCGAGGTCGTCGGCACCGACTTCTACAGCGATCTGGCCGTCCTGAAAGTCGACCAAGTCCCCGACGAGGCGACGCCCCTCGAGCTGGCCGCCGAACGCTCCGTCGTCGGTCAGGAGGTACTCGCCGTCGGCAATCCCTACGGGTTCCGGGGGTCCATGTCGAAAGGCATCGTCAGCGGCGTCAATCGCACGCTCGACATGCAGGGCCGGGCGTTCTCGTTTTCGAACGCGATCCAGACGGACGCCGCGGTCAACCCGGGCAACAGCGGCGGGCCGCTGGTCGATATGAACGGCGAGGTCGTCGGCGTCATCACCGCCGGCGGCGGGGACAACATCGGCTTCGCGATCCCGGCGACGATCGCGAGTCGCGTCGTCCCCTCGCTGATCGAGACCGGGACGTACGACCACGCCTACATGGGGATCACCCTCGCGACCGTCGACCGATACATCGCCGAGGCCAACGACCTCGCCGAGGCGACCGGCGTCATCGTCACGGGGGTCGAGCCCGGCGACCCGGCCGACGGCGTCCTCCGGCCCGCGAAGCCCCGCCCGCGGGACTCGATCCCCGTCGGCGGCGACGTCATCTACGCGATCGACGGCAAGCCGATCCCCGACCGCCACGCGCTCTCGAGCCATCTCGCGTTACGGACCAGTCCGGGCGACACGATCGAGATCGAGTGTCGGCGCTACGGCGACGAGACCACGGTATCGCTGACGGTGGGGTCCCGACCCCCAGCCAGATGA
- a CDS encoding HVO_A0556 family zinc finger protein has protein sequence MAKSQSSATDSEDPKLLAILEGRPCPYCSDGELERGSYKDKQAAICDSCDTPHAQLWQPGD, from the coding sequence ATGGCGAAATCACAGTCGTCAGCGACGGACAGCGAAGATCCGAAGTTGCTTGCGATCCTCGAGGGCAGACCGTGTCCGTACTGCTCGGACGGCGAACTCGAGCGCGGGAGCTACAAGGACAAGCAGGCGGCGATCTGTGACAGCTGCGACACGCCGCACGCCCAGCTGTGGCAGCCGGGCGATTAA
- the trmY gene encoding tRNA (pseudouridine(54)-N(1))-methyltransferase TrmY, whose product MRQFVCIGHDVPTEPDFSLDDLAGGAGRLDALCRSITASFVTSHGIREDVRTHLVVRDELTITFDGSELRRLNPDERSTAALVRTALEHRDEAIGALPAEPSPGIEVYRRGFEGTLEAIADGTVVQLHEDGDAVVDVGVEGLADPVFVLSDHRDFTDAEEQVLEEVVDQRLRLGPELLHADQAITVAHHYLDTEGYERF is encoded by the coding sequence ATGCGCCAGTTCGTCTGCATCGGCCACGACGTCCCGACCGAGCCCGACTTCTCGCTGGACGACCTCGCGGGCGGGGCCGGCCGCCTCGACGCGCTCTGTCGATCGATCACCGCCTCGTTCGTCACCTCCCACGGGATCCGCGAGGACGTCCGGACGCATCTCGTCGTCCGGGACGAGCTCACGATCACCTTCGACGGGAGCGAGCTGCGCCGGCTCAACCCCGACGAGCGAAGCACCGCGGCGCTGGTTCGGACCGCCCTCGAGCACCGGGACGAGGCCATCGGCGCGCTGCCCGCGGAGCCCAGTCCGGGCATCGAGGTGTATCGGAGAGGGTTCGAGGGGACGCTCGAGGCGATCGCCGACGGAACCGTCGTGCAGTTACACGAGGACGGCGACGCCGTGGTCGACGTCGGCGTGGAGGGCCTCGCAGACCCCGTCTTCGTGTTGTCCGACCATCGGGACTTTACTGACGCGGAGGAACAGGTACTCGAGGAGGTCGTCGATCAGCGCCTGCGGCTGGGTCCGGAGCTGTTGCACGCCGATCAGGCGATCACGGTCGCACACCATTACCTGGACACCGAGGGCTACGAACGGTTTTAG